In Yarrowia lipolytica chromosome 1F, complete sequence, a genomic segment contains:
- a CDS encoding uncharacterized protein (Compare to YALI0F00176g, similar to DEHA0G03828g Debaryomyces hansenii IPF 785.1 and uniprot|P20107 Saccharomyces cerevisiae YMR243c ZRC1 zinc- and cadmium resistance protein, similar to Saccharomyces cerevisiae ZRC1 (YMR243C) and COT1 (YOR316C); ancestral locus Anc_8.792), with protein MSLTSREIRMIALLIIDTCFFLLEAIVGYAVHSLALVADSFHMLNDVFSLIIALWAVRVAKSRGADSKYTYGWQRAEILGALANAVFLLALCLTILLEAIQRLFEPQIITNPKLIAVVGTAGLCSNIVGLLLFHEHGHAGHSHGHDHDHDHDHAHDEEEAVDTVLASQFTAPTEQTSLLQHPTSHRRSISNIDSSEHATHFHAKKKNEQKKKVSLNMQGVFLHVMGDALGNIGVIATAFFIWKTDYSWKYYADPVISLVITVIIFSSALPLCRSTSSILLQAVPQNINAEDVKNEIVALDGVEELHDLHIWILKEDTFVATLHVGVASDPSEFMTLSNDIKKIFHEHGINSVTIQPEFNVATGSTTPDKHQYHVSVGGLRSANSNGCLAPQ; from the exons ATGTCGCTCACGTCGCGGGAAATCCGCATGATTGCGTTGCTGATTATCGACACTTGCTTCTTCCTGCTTGAAGCCATTGTTG GTTATGCCGTTCATTCACTCGCCCTTGTGGCCGACTCGTTCCACATGCTTAACGACGTCTTCTCGCTGATCATCGCCCTCTGGGCCGTTCGAGTAGCCAAGTCTCGAGGAGCCGACTCCAAGTACACCTACGGCTGGCAGCGAGCCGAGATTCTCGGAGCTCTGGCCAACGCCGTCTTCCTGCTGGCTCTGTGTCTGACCATTCTGCTGGAGGCCATCCAACGTCTTTTCGAGCCCCaaatcatcaccaaccccaagctCATCGCCGTTGTCGGTACCGCCGGTCTGTGTTCCAACATTGTCGGACTACTGCTGTTCCACGAGCACGGCCACGCCGGACACAGCCACGGACATGACCACGATCACGATCACGACCACGCCcacgacgaggaggaggctgtcGACACTGTGCTTGCCTCTCAGTTCACCGCGCCCACCGAGCAGACCTCTCTGCTCCAGCACCCCACTTCCCACCGACgatccatctccaacattgACTCGTCCGAACATGCTACACACTTccacgccaagaagaagaatgagcagaagaagaaggtctCTCTCAACATGCAGGGCGTCTTCCTGCACGTTATGGGCGATGCTCTTGGAAACATTGGTGTCATTGCCACCgccttcttcatctggAAGACCGACTACTCATGGAAGTACTACGCTGATCCCGTCATCTCTCTCGTTATCACTgtcatcatcttctcctcggctCTGCCTCTCTGTCgatccacctcttccatTCTGCTTCAAGCCGTTCCCCAGAACATCAACGCGGAGGACGTCAAGAACGAAATTGTGGCTCTCGACGGtgtcgaggagctgcaCGACCTGCACATCTGGATCCTCAAGGAAGACACCTTCGTCGCCACTCTGCATGTCGGCGTGGCCTCCGACCCTTCTGAGTTCATGACTCTGTCTAATgacatcaagaagattTTCCACGAACACGGCATCAACTCAGTCACCATCCAGCCTGAGTTCAATGTTGCCACTGGTAGCACCACTCCCGACAAGCACCAGTATCACGTTTCCGTCGGAGGCCTGAGATCCGCCAACTCCAACGGCTGTCTCGCTCCCCAGTAA